From Permianibacter aggregans, a single genomic window includes:
- a CDS encoding acyl-CoA ligase (AMP-forming), exosortase A system-associated, which yields MKELLHALVLTSAERYPERPALHFRDQTLSYRQLADAINRFADALVSSGIQPGDRVAIYLPKQFETAIAIFGAAAAGAVFVPVNPLLKPAQVAYILRDCNVRVLISAKARFEQLQPELGDCPDLKLNLSVDGECPQAADLNQWLASGKGLRGHRRIDADMVAILYTSGSTGNPKGVVLSHRNMVAGAHSVAEYLENTADDRLLAVLPLSFDYGLSQLTTAFSVGASVALMDYLLPNDVIRACVKYQITGLAAVPPLWVQLAQLEWPQEAKQSIRYFTNSGGHMPFATLQGLRAQLPNTKPFLMYGLTEAFRSTFLPPDQVDVRPGSMGKAIPNAEVVVLREDGSECAADEPGELVHRGALVSLGYWNAPEKTAERFKLMPKRVNGLVLDEMAVFSGDTVKKDSEGFLYFIGRKDDMIKSSGYRISPSELEDTVYQQKGVAEVAAIGCKHEQLGQAIVLVIKAGNDFVEAEMLAELRKTLPMFMQPHKIILREQLPRNPNGKIDRKHLSAEYATLFTTEG from the coding sequence ATGAAGGAACTGCTGCACGCCCTCGTGCTCACTAGCGCTGAGCGCTATCCTGAGCGCCCCGCTCTCCATTTTCGCGATCAAACCCTTTCCTACCGCCAACTCGCCGATGCCATTAACCGCTTCGCCGATGCACTGGTTTCGTCCGGCATTCAGCCCGGCGATCGAGTCGCGATTTATCTGCCGAAGCAATTTGAAACCGCGATTGCGATTTTTGGCGCCGCCGCCGCTGGCGCCGTATTCGTGCCGGTCAATCCGCTGCTAAAACCGGCGCAAGTCGCCTACATTCTGCGCGACTGTAATGTCCGGGTGTTGATCAGCGCCAAAGCGCGCTTTGAACAACTGCAACCGGAGCTGGGTGATTGCCCGGATCTGAAACTCAATCTGTCAGTTGATGGCGAATGTCCGCAAGCAGCCGATCTCAATCAATGGCTCGCTAGCGGCAAAGGTTTGCGTGGTCATCGCCGCATTGACGCCGACATGGTCGCGATTCTCTACACCTCAGGCTCGACCGGCAATCCGAAAGGCGTCGTGCTATCTCATCGCAATATGGTTGCCGGTGCCCACAGTGTTGCCGAGTATCTGGAAAATACGGCAGATGATCGTTTGCTGGCAGTGTTGCCACTATCGTTCGATTACGGCCTGTCGCAACTGACGACGGCGTTTTCTGTCGGCGCTTCGGTGGCGCTGATGGATTATCTGCTGCCGAATGATGTCATCCGTGCTTGCGTCAAATACCAGATCACCGGTTTGGCTGCCGTGCCACCGTTGTGGGTGCAATTGGCGCAATTGGAATGGCCGCAGGAAGCCAAGCAATCGATACGCTATTTCACCAATAGTGGTGGTCACATGCCGTTCGCGACGCTGCAAGGTTTGCGTGCGCAATTGCCGAACACCAAGCCATTCTTGATGTACGGTTTGACCGAAGCATTTCGTTCGACATTCCTGCCACCGGATCAGGTTGATGTTCGCCCCGGTTCGATGGGTAAAGCGATTCCCAATGCCGAAGTCGTCGTGCTGCGTGAAGATGGCAGCGAATGCGCCGCTGATGAACCGGGCGAACTCGTTCATCGCGGCGCGCTGGTGTCGCTCGGTTACTGGAACGCGCCGGAAAAAACCGCTGAGCGCTTCAAGCTGATGCCAAAACGCGTCAACGGCCTGGTGCTCGATGAAATGGCCGTGTTCTCCGGCGACACCGTGAAAAAAGATAGCGAAGGCTTTTTGTATTTCATCGGCCGCAAGGACGACATGATCAAATCCAGCGGTTACCGCATTTCGCCATCGGAACTGGAAGACACCGTTTATCAGCAAAAAGGCGTTGCTGAAGTCGCGGCCATTGGCTGCAAACACGAACAACTCGGTCAGGCGATTGTGTTGGTGATCAAAGCCGGCAACGATTTTGTTGAAGCGGAAATGCTTGCTGAGTTGCGCAAAACACTGCCGATGTTCATGCAACCACACAAAATCATTCTGCGCGAACAATTACCACGCAACCCGAACGGCAAAATCGATCGCAAACATTTGTCGGCCGAATACGCCACGCTGTTCACGACCGAGGGCTGA
- a CDS encoding CPXCG motif-containing cysteine-rich protein, whose translation MLNGESAELIQCPYCFEWITIMVDCSVSEQQYIEDCQVCCHPIEILAHVRADGHVEVTALRENE comes from the coding sequence ATGTTGAACGGAGAATCTGCCGAACTAATTCAATGTCCTTATTGTTTTGAATGGATCACCATCATGGTCGATTGTTCGGTATCGGAGCAGCAATACATCGAAGACTGCCAAGTGTGTTGCCACCCCATTGAAATTCTGGCTCACGTAAGAGCCGATGGTCATGTTGAAGTCACGGCATTGCGCGAAAACGAGTAA
- a CDS encoding DUF1428 domain-containing protein → MSYVDGFVLAVPTANKSTYQQHAEYCVDIFREYGMEKLVECWGDDIPEGEVTSFPMAVKLKPDETVVFSWMIWPSKAVRDEAWKKIMEDPRMDPERFEMPFDGKRMMYGGFTVLVES, encoded by the coding sequence ATGTCCTACGTCGATGGCTTTGTGCTGGCGGTGCCGACTGCCAATAAATCAACTTACCAGCAACATGCCGAATACTGCGTCGATATCTTTCGCGAGTACGGCATGGAAAAATTGGTGGAATGTTGGGGCGACGATATTCCGGAAGGCGAAGTCACCTCGTTTCCAATGGCAGTAAAACTCAAGCCGGATGAAACCGTGGTGTTTTCCTGGATGATCTGGCCATCAAAAGCCGTACGTGATGAAGCGTGGAAGAAAATCATGGAAGACCCGCGCATGGACCCCGAGCGATTCGAGATGCCGTTTGATGGCAAGCGGATGATGTATGGCGGTTTCACGGTTCTGGTCGAGAGCTAA
- a CDS encoding pyridoxal-dependent decarboxylase, exosortase A system-associated, which yields MSTNPTASAPIHAENPYFPVVDNELTAGGIKLSELVKRAGQTPFYVYDKNAMTERVKALRAAMPKDLSLHYAMKANPMPAVVKHMSGLVDGIDVASGRELRVALDTPTKPHDISFAGPGKSLEEIRLAVASDIVINLESLTQLQQTETAAHALNKKAKVAIRVNPDFELKSSGMKMGGHAAQFGIDAEIVPDVLKRIGASDALEFVGFHIFWGSQNLRPENIIEAHDNTFALAYRLAQSAPAPVKLLNIGGGLGIPYFPGDKALELAEISANLERHLAECKQRLPEAEVVMELGRYLVGEAGLYVCEVLERKVSRGQVFLITNGGLHHHLAASGNFGQIIRKNYPLAVANRVSSDDMETVHVVGPLCTPLDLLGSKMTLPKADIGDLIAVYQSGAYGLTASPRAFLSHPDAVELLV from the coding sequence ATGAGCACGAATCCCACCGCATCGGCGCCGATTCACGCCGAGAATCCGTATTTTCCGGTCGTCGACAATGAACTGACCGCGGGCGGCATCAAACTCAGCGAACTCGTTAAACGTGCCGGCCAAACGCCGTTCTACGTCTACGATAAGAACGCGATGACGGAGCGGGTAAAAGCCCTGCGCGCGGCGATGCCAAAAGACTTATCGCTGCACTACGCGATGAAAGCCAACCCGATGCCAGCCGTCGTCAAACACATGTCTGGCCTCGTTGATGGCATTGATGTCGCTTCCGGTCGCGAGCTGCGTGTTGCGCTTGATACGCCGACCAAACCGCATGACATCAGTTTTGCCGGTCCCGGTAAATCACTGGAGGAAATTCGTTTGGCGGTAGCCAGTGACATCGTTATCAACCTGGAATCACTGACGCAACTACAGCAAACCGAAACCGCCGCCCACGCGTTGAACAAAAAAGCGAAAGTCGCGATCCGCGTCAACCCGGATTTCGAGCTGAAATCATCAGGGATGAAAATGGGCGGCCATGCCGCACAGTTCGGCATCGATGCCGAAATCGTACCCGATGTGCTGAAACGCATTGGTGCAAGCGATGCGCTGGAGTTTGTCGGTTTCCATATTTTCTGGGGTTCGCAAAATCTGCGTCCGGAAAATATTATCGAAGCCCATGACAACACCTTTGCACTGGCTTATCGCTTGGCGCAATCGGCCCCCGCGCCCGTGAAATTACTGAACATCGGCGGCGGCCTTGGCATTCCGTATTTCCCTGGCGACAAAGCGCTGGAATTGGCCGAGATTTCCGCCAATCTCGAACGTCATCTCGCGGAATGCAAACAACGCCTTCCGGAAGCGGAAGTGGTCATGGAACTCGGCCGTTATCTGGTTGGCGAAGCCGGGCTTTATGTCTGCGAAGTGCTGGAGCGCAAAGTCTCGCGCGGACAGGTATTCCTGATCACCAATGGAGGTCTGCATCATCACTTGGCAGCCAGCGGCAACTTTGGTCAGATCATTCGCAAGAATTATCCGCTGGCCGTTGCCAATCGCGTCAGTTCCGATGACATGGAAACCGTGCATGTCGTCGGCCCGCTGTGCACGCCGCTCGATTTGCTCGGCAGCAAGATGACGCTGCCAAAAGCCGATATCGGCGATTTGATCGCCGTTTACCAATCCGGTGCTTACGGCCTGACGGCATCGCCACGCGCGTTCCTGAGCCACCCGGATGCCGTTGAACTGCTGGTGTAA
- the fumC gene encoding class II fumarate hydratase, which produces MAVDQQRYRIEKDTLGEVKVPAEKYWGAQTERSRNNFRIGPPASMPFEIIEAFAYLKKAAALTNQQFNVLSADKATLIGRVCDEILDGKLDDQFPLVIWQTGSGTQSNMNVNEVIAYRGHVLNGGKLDDSEKALNPNDDVNKSQSSNDTFPTAMHIAAYMLTFKQTLPALKQLRETLQKKSDTFKDVVKTGRTHFMDATPVTMGQVFSGYVQQLDNGIRAINNALEMVRQLALGGTAVGTGLNAPKGYAKAVAEKIAELTGLPFVTAPNKFEALAAHDAMVELSSAFKRLAVSLMKIGNDIRMLSSGPRCGIGELIIPDNEPGSSIMPGKVNPTQPEALTMVCAQVIGNDTTVAIAGSNGQFELNVFKPVIAANVLQSARLLGDTCRSFDEKCAQGIDVNKAQIDEHLNNSLMLVTALNPHIGYYKAAEIAKKAHREGTTLKQAAIDLGHVSAEDFDRWVDPKKMV; this is translated from the coding sequence ATGGCCGTTGATCAACAACGCTATCGCATCGAGAAAGACACGCTCGGTGAAGTCAAAGTGCCGGCCGAAAAATACTGGGGCGCGCAAACCGAACGCAGCCGCAATAATTTTCGCATTGGTCCGCCAGCCAGCATGCCGTTTGAAATCATCGAGGCGTTCGCTTATCTGAAAAAAGCGGCCGCGCTGACCAATCAACAATTCAACGTACTGAGCGCAGACAAAGCGACGCTGATTGGCAGGGTCTGCGATGAGATTCTTGACGGCAAACTCGACGATCAGTTTCCGCTGGTGATCTGGCAAACCGGCAGCGGCACCCAGAGCAACATGAACGTCAATGAAGTGATCGCCTATCGCGGCCATGTGCTGAACGGCGGCAAACTCGACGACAGCGAGAAAGCGCTGAATCCCAATGATGACGTCAATAAAAGCCAGAGCAGCAACGATACCTTCCCAACCGCCATGCATATCGCTGCCTACATGCTGACCTTCAAGCAAACCCTGCCGGCGCTCAAGCAATTGCGCGAGACGCTGCAAAAAAAATCCGACACGTTCAAGGATGTGGTGAAAACCGGCCGTACGCATTTTATGGATGCCACGCCGGTGACGATGGGCCAGGTATTCAGTGGCTATGTGCAACAGCTCGACAATGGCATTCGCGCCATCAACAACGCGCTGGAAATGGTGCGGCAGTTGGCGCTTGGTGGCACCGCGGTCGGCACCGGCTTGAACGCGCCGAAAGGCTATGCCAAAGCGGTCGCCGAAAAAATCGCCGAACTGACCGGCTTGCCGTTCGTTACCGCACCGAATAAATTTGAAGCACTGGCCGCACACGATGCCATGGTAGAGCTCAGCAGCGCGTTCAAACGACTGGCCGTTAGCTTGATGAAAATCGGCAATGATATCCGCATGCTTAGCAGCGGCCCGCGTTGCGGTATCGGTGAACTGATTATTCCCGACAACGAACCCGGTTCCAGCATCATGCCCGGCAAGGTCAACCCGACCCAACCGGAAGCACTGACAATGGTCTGCGCGCAAGTTATCGGCAACGATACGACCGTCGCCATCGCTGGTAGCAATGGCCAATTCGAACTGAATGTGTTCAAACCCGTGATCGCGGCCAATGTGTTGCAAAGTGCCCGGCTGCTCGGTGATACCTGCCGTTCATTCGATGAGAAATGCGCGCAAGGCATCGACGTCAACAAAGCGCAAATCGACGAGCACCTGAACAACTCACTGATGCTGGTCACGGCATTGAACCCGCATATCGGCTACTACAAGGCCGCCGAAATCGCCAAGAAAGCGCACAGGGAAGGCACCACGCTGAAACAGGCAGCGATCGACCTCGGCCATGTCAGTGCCGAGGATTTTGATCGCTGGGTTGATCCGAAAAAAATGGTGTGA
- a CDS encoding tetratricopeptide repeat-containing diguanylate cyclase, with translation MHVHHVYPLMLAIFLLFSPVSLTLAAHAPAVSASTQQWLDKLTDIQRRTQADPEGSAKALAEMESQLPADEPLVQQKWQQLRCTVGAANSNTEQVQQAAEWLMRESATKPELGIIANTCRASLLFRVGDRQQAFQLAQQAVQQAKQQTDWRLRFDAALQLGQIADRLGEFDTALEAYLQAQSAAEAMDDRHALFLLWGNLSVLYTYMNRLDEAIATNDRALQLAEAEQPPDANRLTRLYLQRYFALSRTDRLDDRQHALLQAERYAAQTPEPQLKTITAVNLSDHYYKTGQYEKSIASASKAIQLAEQYQDPALRAIGFANRGFAKLYAKQDGGRQDVEQSIKMLGDMGNKPDVSGIYQEYSEVLAAIGDYREAYLAAREHKRLSDELFRADRDKRVLELQEQYNTEKREREITLLSKENALKSVELANRELERRTWWLVAVITALVLCALVLLYRRARTRVTQLSAINIDLDYQSTHDPLTGLFNRRYVDHFFRQFDWQAPLQPGHTHALFLLDLDHFKQINDRLGHAAGDVVLKTIADRLRSTLRERDIAVRWGGEEFLIVLLDVQREQLEAVAQRLMQTVAGEPVTLEQGPLPVTGSFGYAVLPLRIGEQALSIDKTLHLVDLALYQAKARGRNQAVGITALQLSSEHDLETLETGLADAIAAGQIEARISKGPGG, from the coding sequence ATGCACGTTCACCACGTTTACCCCCTGATGTTGGCCATTTTTCTGCTGTTCTCTCCTGTTTCGTTGACGTTGGCAGCCCATGCGCCGGCGGTATCGGCAAGCACGCAGCAATGGCTGGACAAACTCACCGACATTCAACGCCGAACCCAGGCCGATCCGGAAGGCAGCGCCAAGGCCTTGGCGGAAATGGAATCACAATTGCCGGCCGATGAGCCGCTGGTGCAACAAAAATGGCAGCAGCTGCGCTGCACCGTTGGCGCCGCCAACAGCAATACCGAACAAGTGCAGCAAGCCGCCGAATGGTTGATGCGCGAAAGCGCGACAAAACCGGAACTGGGAATCATCGCCAATACTTGCCGCGCCAGTCTGTTGTTTCGAGTTGGTGATCGCCAGCAGGCATTTCAATTGGCGCAACAAGCCGTGCAGCAGGCAAAACAGCAAACTGATTGGCGCCTGCGTTTTGACGCGGCGTTACAACTCGGTCAAATTGCAGACCGGCTGGGCGAATTCGACACCGCGCTCGAAGCCTATTTGCAAGCGCAATCTGCGGCCGAAGCGATGGATGATCGCCATGCGCTGTTTTTGCTCTGGGGCAATCTCAGCGTGTTGTACACCTACATGAATCGGCTTGACGAAGCGATCGCCACTAATGATCGCGCATTGCAACTGGCCGAAGCAGAGCAACCTCCCGATGCCAATCGACTGACCCGGCTTTACCTGCAGCGGTATTTTGCGCTGTCGCGCACTGATCGGCTTGATGATCGGCAGCACGCATTGCTGCAAGCAGAACGTTACGCCGCGCAAACACCGGAGCCGCAGCTGAAAACCATCACCGCGGTGAATCTTTCTGACCACTATTACAAAACTGGTCAGTACGAAAAATCGATAGCTTCGGCCAGCAAAGCCATTCAGCTCGCCGAGCAATATCAAGACCCGGCCTTGCGCGCCATTGGTTTTGCCAATCGCGGTTTTGCCAAACTGTATGCGAAGCAGGACGGTGGCCGACAAGACGTTGAACAAAGCATCAAGATGCTAGGCGACATGGGCAACAAACCGGATGTCTCCGGCATTTACCAGGAATACAGCGAAGTGCTGGCCGCGATTGGCGATTATCGTGAGGCCTACCTGGCCGCGCGCGAACATAAGCGTCTCAGTGATGAATTGTTCCGGGCCGATCGCGACAAACGCGTGTTGGAATTGCAAGAGCAGTACAACACGGAAAAACGCGAACGGGAAATTACACTGTTAAGCAAAGAAAACGCGTTGAAATCGGTCGAGCTCGCCAACCGCGAGCTGGAACGCCGCACCTGGTGGCTGGTCGCGGTGATCACGGCATTGGTGCTGTGCGCGCTGGTGCTGCTCTATCGTCGGGCTCGTACCCGCGTTACGCAGTTGAGCGCGATCAATATCGATCTCGATTATCAGAGCACGCACGACCCGCTGACCGGCTTGTTCAACCGCCGCTACGTTGATCATTTCTTCCGTCAGTTCGACTGGCAGGCGCCACTGCAACCGGGTCACACCCATGCCCTGTTTCTGCTCGACCTCGATCATTTCAAGCAAATCAATGATCGGCTTGGTCACGCTGCCGGCGATGTCGTGCTGAAAACCATAGCCGATCGCTTGCGAAGCACCTTGCGTGAACGCGATATTGCCGTGCGCTGGGGTGGTGAAGAATTTCTGATTGTGCTGCTCGATGTTCAGCGGGAACAACTGGAAGCCGTTGCCCAGCGTCTGATGCAGACGGTTGCTGGCGAACCGGTCACACTGGAACAAGGACCGTTACCGGTAACCGGCTCGTTCGGCTACGCGGTGCTACCATTGCGTATTGGCGAGCAAGCCTTGTCGATAGACAAGACACTGCATCTGGTCGATTTGGCACTGTATCAGGCGAAAGCGCGCGGTCGCAATCAAGCGGTCGGCATTACGGCGTTGCAGCTGAGTTCAGAACACGATCTGGAGACCTTGGAAACCGGCCTCGCGGACGCCATCGCAGCCGGCCAGATCGAAGCCCGCATCAGCAAAGGCCCGGGCGGTTGA
- a CDS encoding S8 family serine peptidase, with amino-acid sequence MKTQRALRLSLAAVSVFAACAAQAGEIRAANEPDIIPGRYIVVYKDDAATIASRGPIRAQALADKHRRRYGADIRQVFEHALKGAVVVMDHGSAQKLADDPDVAFVEQDRIIRLSATQTGATWGIDRIDQTDLPLNSTYTYPTGGSTVHAYIIDTGVNTSHSGFSGRIGNGYSAIGGGTGDCQGHGTHVAGTVGSTTWGVAKNVVIHPVRVLGCDGSGSISGIVAGFDWIRANHIKPAVANASLGGGASSAMDTAANNLVSSGVVTVVAAGNDNSNACNYSPARAASAITVGSTTSSDSRSSFSNYGSCVDIYAPGSSITSASHTSNSGSASMSGTSMASPHVAGAAALYLAANPNATPSQVGNALVQNALNNKVSGIPSGANKLLYTGFLNGGNPPPPPPPPPPGGGELQNGVPVGNLGNNTGQWLYYTLQVPANATSLSFNTSGGSGDADLFVRYGANPSASVYQCKSESPTNTESCTISNIQAGTYHVGIYAYSTFSGLSLTGSYSTGGGGGGCSSLPQWNASTYYQAGAKVQYNGRQYQAKYAIWYWSPSYSFYWTDLGPCS; translated from the coding sequence ATGAAAACACAAAGAGCGCTCAGACTCTCGCTCGCTGCAGTCAGCGTTTTCGCTGCCTGTGCGGCGCAGGCCGGAGAAATCCGCGCCGCCAACGAGCCGGATATCATTCCCGGCCGCTACATCGTCGTTTACAAAGACGACGCCGCCACCATTGCCAGCCGCGGCCCCATTCGTGCGCAAGCGCTGGCCGACAAACACCGCCGTCGTTACGGTGCTGATATCCGTCAGGTATTCGAACATGCACTGAAAGGCGCGGTCGTGGTCATGGACCATGGCAGCGCGCAAAAACTCGCGGATGATCCGGATGTTGCGTTCGTCGAACAGGACCGCATCATTCGTTTGTCAGCAACACAAACCGGTGCCACCTGGGGCATCGATCGCATCGATCAAACCGATTTGCCGCTGAACAGCACTTATACCTACCCAACGGGCGGCTCGACCGTGCACGCCTACATCATCGATACCGGCGTCAACACTTCACACAGTGGTTTCAGTGGCCGTATCGGCAATGGTTATTCGGCGATTGGCGGTGGCACCGGCGATTGCCAGGGCCACGGCACGCACGTCGCTGGCACTGTTGGCAGCACCACCTGGGGCGTCGCGAAAAATGTCGTGATTCACCCGGTTCGGGTGCTCGGTTGCGATGGCAGTGGCAGCATTTCCGGCATCGTTGCCGGCTTTGATTGGATCCGCGCCAATCACATCAAGCCAGCCGTTGCCAACGCCAGTTTGGGTGGTGGCGCATCCAGTGCGATGGATACGGCGGCCAACAATCTGGTGTCGTCCGGTGTCGTCACCGTGGTCGCGGCCGGTAACGACAACAGCAACGCTTGCAACTATTCGCCGGCGCGGGCGGCATCGGCGATTACCGTTGGTTCAACGACCAGCTCCGACAGTCGTTCGAGCTTTTCCAACTACGGTTCCTGCGTGGATATCTATGCGCCCGGTTCCAGCATCACGTCCGCCAGCCATACCAGCAACAGCGGCTCAGCTTCGATGTCCGGTACCTCGATGGCATCACCGCATGTTGCCGGCGCCGCGGCGTTGTATCTTGCCGCCAATCCGAACGCTACGCCCTCGCAGGTAGGCAATGCGTTGGTGCAAAACGCCTTGAATAACAAAGTCAGCGGCATTCCGTCTGGCGCGAACAAATTGCTGTACACCGGCTTCCTGAACGGTGGCAACCCGCCGCCGCCACCGCCTCCACCACCACCGGGTGGTGGTGAGCTGCAGAACGGTGTGCCAGTCGGCAACCTCGGCAACAACACTGGTCAGTGGCTGTATTACACACTGCAAGTGCCAGCCAATGCCACCAGTTTGAGCTTCAACACCAGCGGTGGCAGCGGCGATGCCGATTTGTTCGTGCGTTATGGCGCCAACCCGAGCGCATCGGTTTATCAGTGCAAATCGGAAAGCCCGACCAACACCGAAAGCTGCACGATCAGCAACATCCAGGCCGGTACCTATCACGTTGGCATTTACGCTTACTCAACCTTCTCCGGCTTGAGTTTGACGGGCTCCTACAGCACCGGCGGTGGCGGCGGTGGTTGCAGCAGCCTGCCGCAGTGGAATGCCAGCACGTATTACCAGGCTGGTGCAAAAGTGCAGTACAACGGCCGTCAATATCAGGCGAAGTATGCGATCTGGTATTGGTCACCTTCCTACAGCTTCTACTGGACTGATTTGGGTCCGTGCAGCTGA
- a CDS encoding response regulator transcription factor: MSATGLRVLLVDDQPLLRESLIHHLHQSLSAPILTAVRSGAAAIAELAAAPVDLLIAEMFLPDMHCFLLLKAWQEQNALPKTVLLCCGATAECQASARQLGVQAILNKRIDGEYFQRAVQRVLLGESFYEPFSPNGNSCGLPNLPVLTPREFQVLLHLAGGLSNKQIENRLNISASTLKSHLSALFGKFSVNNRTACVISARQAGLI, translated from the coding sequence ATGTCGGCTACAGGTTTGCGTGTGTTATTGGTTGATGATCAACCTTTATTGCGGGAAAGTTTGATACACCATCTGCATCAATCGTTGTCGGCTCCGATACTGACCGCCGTGCGCAGTGGTGCGGCCGCGATTGCCGAGTTGGCGGCGGCGCCGGTCGATTTGCTGATCGCGGAAATGTTCTTGCCGGACATGCACTGCTTTTTATTATTGAAAGCCTGGCAGGAGCAAAATGCACTACCGAAGACGGTGCTGCTTTGTTGTGGCGCCACGGCCGAGTGTCAGGCGTCGGCGCGTCAGCTCGGCGTGCAGGCGATTCTGAATAAACGTATCGATGGTGAATATTTTCAGCGCGCCGTGCAGCGGGTGTTGCTCGGCGAATCGTTCTACGAGCCCTTCTCACCAAATGGCAACAGCTGCGGATTACCGAATTTACCCGTACTGACGCCACGCGAATTTCAGGTGCTGTTGCATCTGGCCGGTGGTCTCAGCAATAAACAAATTGAGAATAGGTTAAATATCTCTGCTTCGACGTTGAAATCGCACCTAAGCGCGTTGTTCGGAAAATTTTCCGTCAACAATCGTACTGCTTGTGTGATTTCGGCGCGGCAAGCGGGACTGATTTAA